The following are from one region of the Equus przewalskii isolate Varuska chromosome 21, EquPr2, whole genome shotgun sequence genome:
- the SIRPA gene encoding tyrosine-protein phosphatase non-receptor type substrate 1, which translates to MEPAGPAPGRLGPLLCLLLAAFCAWTAAAGEELQVNQPDKSVSVAAGETATLRCTLTSLHPVGPIQWFRGTGPGRELIFSFKGGHFPRVTNVSDNTERNTMDFSIRIRNITPADTGIYYCVKFRKGSPDMEFKSGSGTQLTVSAKPSPPVVSGPTARALPEQTVNFTCKSHGFSPRNITLKWFKNGNELSASQTNVDPEENNVSYNISSTAQVVLAPGDVRSQVICEVAHITLQGAPPLRGTANLSETIRVPPTLEVSQHPMAENQENITCQANKFYPQQLKLTWLENGNVTRTETASTLIENKDGTFSWTSWLLVNSSARREDVVLTCQVEHDGQPAISEQHTLKASAHQKEQDTSGTTDKPSSWNGIFIAVGVVCALLVALLIAALYLLRIRQKKAKGSTSSTRLHEPEKNAREITQIQDNNDITYADLNLPKGKKPAPSAAEPNNHTEYASIQARPPPGTEDTLTYADLDMVHLNRAPKQSAPKPEPSYSEYASVQVQRK; encoded by the exons CAGCGGCAGGTGAGGAGCTGCAGGTGAATCAGCCTGACAAGTCAGTGTCCGTTGCAGCTGGAGAGACGGCCACTCTGCGCTGCACACTGACCTCCCTGCACCCAGTGGGTCCCATCCAGTGGTTCAGGGGGACAGGGCCAGGCCGAGAGTTAATCTTCAGTTTCAAAGGAGGCCACTTCCCCCGAGTAACAAATGTTTCAGACAACACAGAGAGAAACACCATGGACTTTTCCATCCGCATCAGAAACATCACCCCAGCAGACACTGGTATCTACTACTGCGTGAAGTTCCGGAAAGGGAGTCCTGACATGGAGTTTAAGTCTGGTTCTGGCACCCAGCTCACCGTGAGTG CCAAGCCCTCTCCCCCCGTGGTATCGGGCCCCACGGCGAGGGCCTTGCCCGAGCAGACAGTGAACTTCACCTGCAAGTCCCACGGCTTCTCCCCCAGAAACATCACCCTGAAATGGTTCAAAAATGGGAATGAGCTCTCAGCCTCCCAGACCAACGTGGACCCAGAGGAAAACAACGTGTCCTACAACATCTCCAGCACAGCCCAGGTGGTGCTGGCTCCGGGGGATGTTCGCTCCCAGGTCATCTGCGAGGTGGCCCACATCACCCTGCAGGGGGCCCCTCCTCTTCGTGGGACGGCCAACTTGTCTGAGACCATCCGAG TTCCGCCCACCTTGGAGGTTTCCCAACACCCCATGGCAGAGAACCAAGagaatatcacctgccaggcgaACAAGTTCTACCCCCAGCAACTAAAGCTGACCTGGTTGGAGAACGGAAATGTGACTCGAACAGAAACAGCCTCAACCCTCATAGAGAACAAGGATGGGACGTTTAGCTGGACAAGCTGGCTCCTGGTGAACTCATCCGCCCGCAGGGAGGATGTGGTGCTCACCTGCCAGGTGGAGCATGACGGACAGCCGGCGATCAGCGAACAGCATACGCTGAAGGCCTCTGCCCACCAGAAGGAGCAGGACACAAGTGGAACCACTG ACAAGCCTTCCAGCTGGAACGGAATCTTTATTGCAGTGGGCGTGGTGTGTGCCTTGCTGGTGGCCCTGCTGATCGCCGCCCTCTACCTCCTCCGAATCAGACAGAAGAAAG ccAAGGGCTCCACTTCTTCTACAAG gTTGCATGAGCCCGAGAAGAACGCCAGAGAAATAACCCAG ATCCAGGACAACAATGACATCACGTATGCTGACCTGAACCTGCCCAAGGGGAAGAAACCTGCCCCCTCGGCTGCCGAGCCCAACAACCACACGGAGTACGCCAGCATTCAGGCGCGCCCGCCGCCAGGGACCGAGGACACCCTCACGTACGCAGACCTGGACATGGTCCACCTCAACCGGGCCCCCAAGCAGTCAGCCCCGAAGCCGGAGCCATCCTACTCGGAGTATGCCAGCGTCCAGGTCCAGAGGAAGTGA